Sequence from the Saccopteryx bilineata isolate mSacBil1 chromosome 6, mSacBil1_pri_phased_curated, whole genome shotgun sequence genome:
AACCATCAAACTACTCCAACAGCTtcctattttaatatatttggaaaatagaCAACCATAGCAGGGATATCAGAAATtagaagtggaaaaagttatttgTCCATAGGGCTGCTCTGTTCTCATTAAGGCCTCAGCCTTTCATGCACCAACTCTGGTCTGCTCCTGGGATATCAATCCCCTGAAAACTGCAAAGGAAGGGTTTATGTAGAAGGGGAAAACACCCTTTTCTTGTATGACTTATAGTGCAGCTTACTGTGAAAGAGATCATTTCTCAGATTTGGCTAATAGGGccaagaaggggtgggggagtgtTTGGAATGTCAAGAAATGTAGCCGTTCCCCTAGTCTCCCAATAGCTCTCCAATGGGGCCAGCCTCTCACAGGGCAGGACTAATTTTCTCAGAAAACACCTCAAAGCATATGTCCTCTTGATAGCTCTACGTGACACTGTTTTCATAATATTGAACCTCCCACCTTGCAAATAATTACCTTCTGTTCTCAAGGGACATTTGGTTTTCTATATTAAAACTATCTTAATttatttgcacatttttaaaaaacatctccTGGCTACTACTCAAAGTGAGGTTCATGAACCAAGAGCACTGGCATTATCAGggggcttgttagaaatgcatcCATGGGCACCCCCCAGCCCATACCTGAGTCCACAGAGATGTGCCCCTTTCCCCAGACCCCCAGGTGACTTTTGCATGCACACTAAAGTGCGGGAAGTACTGTTCTGATAATCTAAGTGTTTCTTAGAGgaactacttaaaaaaataactgctCAGTTGTCCAGTATAACAGAGTCCTAGCCCACTTGAATTTTAatagaggacaggagagaggtgTTGAAAGAGTTTATACAACACTCTTATAGCAGGTGGAGGCCCGTTATGACTGAGTCAGAGCAAGAAGTTCCTGGATTTTCAAGCAATGAGCTGGGCTTTCAGTTTCTGGAGACTGATCAAGTCTTCTGATGAAAGCCATTTAACAAACTTGtttctctggttcctttgatgAATATTATAACTTTCATATTCCAGAGGTCTAAATACATCATTAAATATATAGTTAGATTCTGATGAgcctctcaataaaataaactgtatGCTGTATCTTACAGTATTTAACTTGGGGTGGGGATTGGGGTCATGACTTGTTTCCAATGTACAGGTGacaacagtaaatattttttaggcTACGGCTTTGTGTCAGTATTTGGAGGAACATACAGAGGAACTGAATCTTCAAGACGCTAAAATACTTGAAATTGGTGCTGGACCAGGCCTTGTTTCCATTGTGGCCAGTATTttaggtttgtttatttatttctgatcttaCTTCAAAAGACCTTTACTGTGATGATAAGGAGTATCGTAGGACGTGATTTCATTCACTGAATCTCCCCCAAATGTCATGAGCTAGAATTACCACTGTTATCCCAAGATAGGATCATTGTGTCTTAAAGAGCTTAAATACCTTGCCCAGTCCACCAATTATCATGTGATGAAGTTGAAATTTTGGAGCTGTGACTTTTCCTGCTTTTTGTTGCAAATATTATAACTAacattttgaagggaaaaaaaatgtgagttAATCCAAGGTAAAGATAGATTTATACCCAAAATGCAGGTTGTGAATTCCTGGGCACTGGGCAAGAGGTGGGTACTAACCTGGcatgcttttgcccacacaataaaaaaataatctaatctGTAAATATAGTGATCTATTTTGTGAACAATTGTTACTAGCTTTAAAATACCCAAGAATTAATTTAATGAATTTAGATAAAAGTGAGAGTCATATAAAACAGATCATCCTCATGAAAAGAGAAAGCTGAATACTTcgtataagagaaaaataaaatcttcagatTACCATAACCAGCTCAGCTGTGGGTGTGCACGAAAGGAAgttgctgcaggacttaagaaaaacacacacaagacacaacatacagaaaagatgggtacaggggactcctagcctctaggactgagagcccagatcactgcagcctcatcgtatttattggtctctttgctcaataagcaaattagcagagcctgggttcaggtgcagagaagggtaattaactaatgtctttcaggtatgtaaggaaaaggctatagggatcagctgtttcctttaaacaatcttaccaGGGCTTGCtggggcagcgttctgccccggcaggacttggcgttccaaagtccGCACAAGAGACTTGGCTCAGGACCACAGTTTAATTCCCAGGCATTTTCCCACATCAGATAAACGtaattttagaaggaaaaacaTTATGAATTGTTATATTAAGCAGATACGAAGCTTAGTATGTTTAGCTAGTTATCCTGAAATCTCCTAACATTGCACCATTGTTTAACttataatttcttaaaagatgggaatattattctatttcagtggttctcaactgaggATAATTTTTCCCCACAAaggacatttggcaatatctggagacatttttgattgtcataaCGTGGGGATGGGTGGGGAGATGTTTCTGTAATCTAATGGATGGGGCCCAGAGCACAGAACCAACCCTGCACCCCTCAAACAATTTATCCAGGAGAATTATGTCAAATATGTCCAGCCATATGTCAGTAGGGCCAATGCTGAAAATCCcagttgtatttcttttgttcctCCCTGAGAGTTATGTCCCTCAGAATGTCCAAATATTTCCAGGTAATTTCAacacttttctccttctctccaggAGCTCAAGTCACCGCAACGGATTTGCCTGATGTCCTGGGAAACCTTCAATACAACCTTTTAAAGAACACACTAAAATGTACAGCACATCTGCCTGAAGTGAAAGAACTGGTGTGGGGGGAAGGCCTGGAACAGAAGTTCCCCAAGTCAACCTTTTATTATGATTACGTTCTGGCCTCTGATGTGGTCTACCACCATTACTGTCTGGACAAGCTGCTCACCACCATGGCGCACCTTTGCCAGCCTGGGACTGTGCTGCTTTGGGCAAATAAGTTCAGATTCAGCACTGATTATGAATTTTTAGATAAATTCAAGCAAGCTTTTGATACAACATTCTTGGCTGAATTTCCAGAGTCatcagttaaaatttttaaaggaacactGAAATGGGactaaattaaacaaaatgtttttcagaAAATTAGTGTGTGTTTAGAGCAGTATTAGATATCGCATTGTCAACAAAACACTTTTAAGATTAAGAAGGTAATACGTAAAAATACTTATACatccaaaataaaaagaacttaataTTATAGCCACTTTCTAAAATAACCTACTTAAGATGATCTGGTTCATCTAATTATCTgcaaagaataatataaaaatataacaatagcTTTGCTGACTTCCAAAGTTCTGATTTAAATGTTTAGTAAATTTACacgaataaatgaataaacaagtggATTTACACCTTGTTACTTCTACTGGAGCACAGTTCTAAACTCATCAATATACTTTTGTCACATGCTTTTTGATACTGAGCTTCATTGGATTAATTTGAAGAATTTATTTGTAAGGATTTTTAATTAGCAAAGGAAAAAGATTTTGAATGATAGAAAACAATCATAGGCGAAACAGTGACTAAAGTGAACAATGTGGAAAGGGCTGGAGTGAGGAAATGGGTGCTGTCTTTGGAACGTAACAGAATTTGATTTATAAATACTTTTCTTCTGTGTCAACTGCCTGAGACTACTACAAATTAAATTATTgagttgtctcatttttttttcttttgattaaaatTTCTTAGAAAGTTaggaaagaatgaaattttatctGTTCTAATTAAGGAAGGCtacaaaaagaaatctgaaacaaacatcacaattataaaatgttaagACTCCCCATTGAGATAGGGAAAAAGCCTTTAAAGTTCCGCTTACCACCATTTCTCTTCAACATTATACTAGAGATTTTAgccaatgtaataataataataaaatgtcaaagaaattaaaacatgcaAATTTAGATTGATAGGAATAAAAGTATACTATTCATGAATAACATGATTGTTTGTCGGTCAGGGTCAGTAAATTTTTATACAgtgccagataataaatattttaggctcagTAGGCTATATACTGTTTCTGCATTAtttcctttgtattgttttttacaaTAATTTATAAAGATGCAAGAACTGTTATTAGCTCGTGGGCCCCGTAAAAACGGGCTGTGAGTTGGatttggcccacaggccataaTTTGCTCACCCCTGGAACAACAGATAATCCAAAGTGGAATTATTGAAATCTGTAAGTTTAGCAAGGCTGCCAAACGTCAGTACACAAAGCTCAAGTGTCCTTAGAAATTCTCACTacaaagttagaaaataaaattaaaataatttacaacaGCTACgtcaaatacttagaaataaatctaataaaagatATGCAAGAATGCTACACAGATTTATAGCAGTACTGTGATAAAGATAACCTAAGTAAATGAGGAGACATACCAAGTTTGTGCATTAAAAGccactttaaatcttttttttaattttaattttttagtgagaaagagtgagagagggatagacagggacagagagagatgagaaacatcgactcatagttgtagtaccttagttgctcattgctctcatatgtgccttgatgtggggagAGGAGGGTTGAAGAGAGCTACAGCCAAGACAGTGgtgatctctgggctcaagcctgGGACCTCTGCGCTCctctgggatcatgtctatgatcccatgctcaagctggagaccctgtgctcaagacggcgacctcggggtttcgaacctgggtcttcagcgtcccaggctgatgctctatccactgtgcaactgcttggtcaggctttaAAGCCATTTTCAACCTGTCATTTTTATCTGAATTGATCAACAGATTATGTGCAGTCATATGTAATCTTTCCTGTGGAAATTGTCAAACTGATTctaagactaaaaaaataaataaaaagtcccaGAGGAGTAAAGGCAATCTTGAAGAAGAACCTGTTGAAAAGATTTGCTTTACAAGAAATCAAGAGGTACTTTAAAGATGTAATAATTGATAGAGCAATTAGTATTAGTTGCTAATGCTAACACTCATTGGTATTTCttaatacacatgcacacatacacaggtTATGTCTTAAACTTTAAAGTCAAATGTtacaattaatataaatataaatttaaagacaaaCTTGGGATTCTAGACTCAAGTCTGAAGATTTAATTGCATTTACTTTCTCCTTGACAGATATTGCCTATTAAGAATGAGTCTCTAAAATATGTGgtgatcaattatttttaaatacttttcaatTTCTCTGAATGAagattaaaatttcttctttttagatAAATAATAATGTGTTCATAAATcaagaaaatcattattttaaaagcttacttctaaaattttgaatttaatattttaaattgttccctacttccacttaaaaaaaaacttgcctaAAGCAAAAGCCATAATATTCTTCTCTtaagcaaagggaaggaaaataaatgtgCCTTTTACAATGTCTTCCCTTAGGATATAGAATTTACAAATTCTATATCAGACCCCCACAGCGCAGAAAATAATGTGTTGGAAAAGGCATGATAGGATGGATTTTACGTCTAGTTCACCTGGTGACTCTAGATTATTTTATCCAATTCtacttgttttcttctctgtcagTGAGTAAGGGTGGGAAAAATGAGTCAATCTAGAAATGTGGTCAGCATAAATTTCAGTGATCACATCAATTGATAATGGCGTAAGGACATACAGGTCAACTGAACAGactccagaaatagacccatactTATGTGGTTAAtcgatttttgacaaaggtggcaAGGTAactcaatggggaaagaatagtctttttaacTGGTGGTGAAGAATAAACTGATTACCATACAAAAAACAATTAGCCTTGCATCTTTCCTTCTCCTGTTAATGTATACAGGTAGCTTGATATTCATGAGGAAAGAGAGCAAAAGGAAttggacattatattttataaaacttggaaagcctgcttcagtaaGAAACTGCAACAATTACATTTAGCTTAATTTGCTGGAATGTTAAAACATTAACAGGCCCACAGTGCCTCAGTGCCAGTGAGCCCTTGGACCCaatcctttaagaaaaaaatatgttatttcagCAATCCTCTTCCCCCATCCCAGGGCAAAACCAATTCGCACCCAAACTAACGGGAAAGGGTTTCTGTGTGTCCCGCTTGAAGACAGGTGCAGTGGAAGCCAGATTGGTGACCACAGTCTAGCCTggaagaaggatctgattggcTAGTGAGAGGAACCAACACAAGcccacaatattaaaaaaaaaaattgcttagtTTAAGAAAAGCTAGTCATCCCCAGCTCgaaaatataaatattggttTAAGATATACGTGCTAGCCATATTAGCAGCCATGCTACATGGGCTGACAGCCAGATGGCGTTCCAAGCACAGGCTTTGAGCAGGACCTGGACTGGAATGACCTTTGATATAGAACACATGGACTTTGGTTTTCATATTGGGCTTATTGAAGACTAGACTGGATTTTTTCCACTGGTGAGACAGAGGGAGGTAAGACATTGGGAACCTGTTAGCAACCTTCTACTTCAACTccaaataaatcttactgcaaaagCCTAAGGTTCTCCAAGTGccagttttataaaatgctttttatatgaCACATGAACCCCACTTCAACTGGCACCAGAACCACCATCACTACCTTatgcaaaaattaaatcaaaggcTGATAAACCTAAAAAAAGGAGTTAAaactacagctagtgcttgacttacgaccatgattagttccgacagaccagtcgtaacatgatttggtcgtaaattgagtaggctatatgtacagtactgtgaaataacGTTATagaaatctttaagtcaaagacaaagacaatttcctcttggtagacatcttgggaggggtttgatgaaaaatacccaagatacaaaacacaattgctgggataacagttgaaatggtgcacgcggagaaggtagtgctgccggaagctggtccacactgttgtacgcccagctgggcaacgtttgcactgccagacgcggagcagtcgtggctagcgattatagtcataaagtcaaatggtcgtaagttgcataggtcgtaagtcgatcaatacctgtataagAAAATTAACACTTATAGAAAAAACAATTAAGATAAAACTTTGTTACTTTGAGACAaagataaaacatgaaaaaacacaaactataaacataaattaaaaaagatgttGAACTAGACCTTATCACAAGTCAATTTTTGCTCTTCAAATGACACTATCAAGaaatactgaagaaaatatttgctaaactTGTGTCTGATGACTTTTATCCAAaacataaagaactcttacaattcaGTAAGACAGGAAACCCAAATGTTAAGTGGGTTAAAAATCTGAACAAAAGCTTTACCAAAGATACTAGACAAATATCTAATAAACTCACTATTAGGGAAATGCTAAGTAAAACCACTGAGATACCATTACAACCACTAGAGTGGCCAAATGTAAAAAGgtgacaataccaagtgttgaGGAGGTGCAAAAATCTGCACTCACACATTGCTAGTGAGAAAGTAAAATGGCACCAGCATTTTGGAAGCCAGTTTAATAGTATCAGtatcttaaaatgttaaaatagataATCAGTAATTTCATTCCTAGGTATCTACCCAAGATATATTAAAACATATGCtcacacaaaaaaacttgtaTATATCCATAGCAACATGATTCATAATGACCTCAAATGTACAGTCCAAATATCCAGTAACTGTCAAATGGGTAAAATGTGGAAcatcacacaatgaaatattactcagaaataaaaaggattaaataTCCGATAAATACAACAAATGTGAAATtcaaggacattatgctaagtgaaagaagacataaaagacatattatatgattcctttATATAGAATTTCTAGAGAAGTCAAACTTATAAAGATAGAAAGCTGGTCACCAGCGGTCTAGGGCTAAGGGTGGGTGTGGAGATTAACTATAAACAGATGAGGGAATTTTTTCAGATGatgaatatattctaaaatttgaTGGTTCATTGTTGGGCTATAGAAAttcaactgtacacttaaaatggatgAATTCTATGGTATATAAATCATACCTCAAAAAaatgaagttctttataaaaaatcACATGGGAGATCCAACATGGCGGTGGAGTAGGTGGAAGGTGCTCACCCCCAAGCTGAACTCCCCAGCCCAGATCACCAGAACTGGGAAGAGGTGCTCAGATAATACCTGGCTGCAAAAATCAGTGGGGGTTCTGTTTGTCAAGGAGAGGTGGGAGTCAGCTAGAGGCACAGGTGCCCTCCTAACGAACTAATGCACAACATCTCATTGGCAGCCACTCACCTTGGACttcagcagagggagggcagagcgGACTATAGTCACGTGAAGAGAgactggggtttgtggctctggggaaaGAGCTGAAGGAGCAACCCTTCAAGATACCTGAGCTGAGTCCTCCTACACTGCAGAAGTCCTCTTGGGTGGACTCCCCTCCATacagcaccagcctggggaaaTGCAATAGCCTCACCCTTACACCCTTAGAGATGAcaccctgctgaggagtcagctgcctgggGCATGAGGTCTGGGCAGACTCAGGGAGTGTCAGTGACTAAATACTGTGGCTTTGGGACAGGGGCCATTTCCCCAACTTGCctgtattaatatattaaaaagtttaatCAGTGTTCCAATGTCCAATTATTTCATAAATGTTCTGACATTTACATTTAGTTTGTTTAAATCAGAACCCAAATAATGTCCACATGATTGCTTGATTGGCATGTcccttaaatttcttttaatctttatatTCTCCCTTCATTTTGCCTTTTTCCTCTTGCCAGTTGTCTGTCCTGTAGCATTTCTACCTGCTGCATCACCAGGGTACCCTTTAATATGTCCCTCTATCTTGTTCTTCCTGTAAATTATACATTTGAATGACTTGGACCCGAAATCACACAAGTCAAACCCAGCTTAAATCAAACTCCAGCCAATTTATGCCTGTGAGTGAAAAGTAACGATTATTGTTAAAAGCCAATGAGTTTTGAGGTATCTGGATACATAGAATCACTGAGGCATATATAGCTTTTAAAATCatccataaaataaacaaaaattataaaatatatttccagcTGATTTGTACTCTATTCACATTTTGGATATGACCTGGCATAGTCAGAGTCTAGAAAAAATTTGGTTTACAAAATGCAGGTAGTCTTATCTGCACAGTGAAAATGGTGACAATCAATTAGCAGTATGACCTTGTCAAGTCACATCTTTTCTGACCTTCCCAATTTCTCTGTTAGACTGAAGCTATGTATATGGGGACCTATATGTGCACAGGTCAAAGTACATGTGTTTGTGGGGAACAGTTCTGGATGGACTTCAGACTCTAGGTGGTACAGAAAGTATGTGCAGAATGTTTGCATGTacggtatatttatattttttcataaaggctctaatattttaatcaaataaaGGGATCAATTATGAACTTGACAAGATTACTGGTAggtctatatatttataaatcacacacacacacacatacacttgctGAGTAGAGGCTTTTAATATTGCTATctgtgtctgtttattttatggaGTAAGGATGAAAGAAGCAAGTATAAtagtcagaaagataaaaataataagttaaacAGACACAAAAGTTAATCACATTAAGAACTGGAAACATTCAAATAATTGCAAGCCTACAAGAAACATTATAAATTACCTCACATTGAAATTTGTCTACGGATTTAACATTACTTTTGTTCTAATCTCatattttattcatgaaaaaTTAAGACCAACTTTAAAGAAGCTTCAATatacacttttattatttattaaaaatattaaggtaTCAGAATGTATATGGTATACCGTCATCTTGGTTTTGCACATTTATTCACGTGTTTACATTATTTCAACTTTAATAAACATACCATATATGTATCTTTACAATACCTGATAAAGGCTTAGCTGTCTGGCACTTATACATGTATTATTAGTTCATTCTGATGCACTGCACGCCAAGAGGATGTCAAAAATGATTGGTCTCAAGTTACTACAAGATGAAGATTTATTGAAACCATTATGCTCCAGCAACTGCCACGGATTTGTCTCCCTTTAATTCTCCCACCTTAATTGAATGTAAAcgtttgcaaaaaaaaacaacaatctgGAAGTGAAGTTCTGTTACTTTTTAgtccaataaataatttttagctaCCGTTAATGTAGCTTTTTTAAGGCcttcatacaatttaaaaaaaattaaagttgagAATGTTAAAACCCtgtccatttataaaataaaaaatagagttttACAGGTTTGCAGTTAAAAGTCACCATTCAAAACCTATCAGATCATGCATGTAGGAGCCGCAACCCAACTGAAAGTCCTTGGAGCTGGCAGTCAGGGCACAGCCCACTGCCAGCAATGTGAGGCATGAGGGGAACACCATGATGTCAGAGGGTTACATTTACATGTATTAAGCCACACGCCAGTGAAGTCTCCAATAAATACACATCATTTTAATAATCAGTATTTGATAGCAGATGAAAACATGCATTAGACTAAAAATGCCACAAATTTGCTTTTATAtccattcattataaaattttcttttttaaaatttaaagtcctGGTTCTCATTTTAGA
This genomic interval carries:
- the METTL21C gene encoding protein-lysine methyltransferase METTL21C translates to MDVCLSSKQQPGFPGEGLSSPDGWLEAEEEIVQKDSTSGPSGDLNNIEPSLHSLQKFVPTNYASYTQEYYLFAGKKIVIQESIESYGAVVWPGATALCQYLEEHTEELNLQDAKILEIGAGPGLVSIVASILGAQVTATDLPDVLGNLQYNLLKNTLKCTAHLPEVKELVWGEGLEQKFPKSTFYYDYVLASDVVYHHYCLDKLLTTMAHLCQPGTVLLWANKFRFSTDYEFLDKFKQAFDTTFLAEFPESSVKIFKGTLKWD